GTTCGTGTTCACCGACAAGCGCCTGATCCTGACGGACGTGCAGGGGATGACGGGGTCCAAGACCGAGTACCACTCCATCCCCTACCGGGCCATCACCCACTTCAGCATCGAAACGTCCGGCACCTTCGACCTGGACGCCG
This region of Longimicrobium sp. genomic DNA includes:
- a CDS encoding PH domain-containing protein — translated: MGLLSGVLGNASEIEPGKAQADFAQLLIPGERVEKAYQLIRDSFVFTDKRLILTDVQGMTGSKTEYHSIPYRAITHFSIETSGTFDLDA